A window from Athalia rosae chromosome 5, iyAthRosa1.1, whole genome shotgun sequence encodes these proteins:
- the LOC125501097 gene encoding HIV Tat-specific factor 1 homolog: MRNSTFQVRLRNSTFQIRIRNNQDTKQYVSDEDKKQYVSGQDKKQYVSDEDKKQYVSGQDKKQYVPDQDEKQYVSGQDKKQYVSGQDKKQYVSGLNKKQHVSDLDKKQYVLDLNEKQYVPDQDKKQYVPDQDEKQYVSGQDKKQYVSGLNEKQHVSDLDEKQYVLDLNEKQYVPDQDKKQYVPDQDEKQYVPDQDEKQYVSGQDKKQYVSGQDKKQYVSGLNEKQHVSDLDKKQYVSDFNEKQYVPDQDEKQYVSGQDKKQYVSGLNEKQHVSGLDEK, translated from the exons ATGAGAAACAGTACGTTTCAGGTCAGGTTAAGAAACAGTACGTTCCAGATCAGGATAAGAAACA ATCAGGATACGAAACAGTACGTTTCAGATGAGGATAAGAAACAGTACGTTTCAGGTCAGGATAAGAAACAGTACGTTTCAGATGAGGATAAGAAACAGTACGTTTCAGGTCAGGATAAGAAACAGTACGTTCCAGATCAGGATGAGAAACAGTACGTTTCAGGTCAGGATAAGAAACAGTACGTTTCAGGTCAGGATAAGAAACAGTACGTTTCAGGTTTGAATAAGAAACAGCACGTTTCAGATCTGGATAAAAAACAGTACGTTTTAGATTTGAATGAGAAACAGTACGTTCCAGATCAGGATAAGAAACAGTACGTTCCAGATCAGGATGAGAAACAGTACGTTTCAGGTCAGGATAAGAAACAGTACGTTTCAGGTTTGAATGAGAAACAGCACGTTTCAGATCTGGATGAAAAACAGTACGTTTTAGATTTGAATGAGAAACAGTACGTTCCAGATCAGGATAAGAAACAGTACGTTCCAGATCAGGATGAGAAACAGTACGTTCCAGATCAGGATGAGAAACAGTACGTTTCAGGTCAGGATAAGAAACAGTACGTTTCAGGTCAGGATAAGAAACAGTACGTTTCAGGTTTGAATGAGAAACAGCACGTTTCAGATCTGGATAAAAAACAGTACGTTTCAGATTTTAATGAGAAACAGTACGTTCCAGATCAGGATGAGAAACAGTACGTTTCAGGTCAGGATAAGAAACAGTACGTTTCAGGTTTGAATGAGAAACAGCACGTTTCAGGTCTGGATGAGAAATAG